One window from the genome of Deltaproteobacteria bacterium encodes:
- a CDS encoding S1 RNA-binding domain-containing protein has product MGSDDGRAGAPETPGQEREEESFADLLDRNFVAPARYEPGQKVVARVIKVTSEWIFLDLGRKGEGILAAKELADEEGKPQVKEGDPLPAYFVSSDGSEMLFTTRIGGGAAGTSQLEEAWRSGIPVDGAAVKEIKGGYEIRLAGGARAFCPHSQMGLPRGRGAEDPVGRHASFRITQFGERGRNIVVSSRVLLEEEEARKREESMATLSEGMVVRGKVTSIRDFGAFVDIGPIEGLLPVSEIGWERVENVSDALAVGQEVEVAITRLDWAKKRFTFSLRKTLADPWETAAERFPAGSRHMGKVARVTAFGAFVSLGGGVDGLLHVSKLGGGKRLKSAGEAVRTGQSVEVKVDSVDPAQRRIALSLAGAETAGSGEEEADDYRNYLSSSAGTPPLGSLGEALKAKLSRERK; this is encoded by the coding sequence ATGGGATCGGACGACGGAAGGGCGGGCGCGCCGGAAACGCCGGGACAGGAACGGGAAGAGGAGAGTTTCGCCGATCTGCTGGACCGGAATTTCGTCGCGCCCGCGCGGTACGAACCGGGCCAGAAGGTCGTCGCCCGGGTGATCAAGGTGACTTCCGAGTGGATCTTCCTGGACCTCGGGAGGAAGGGGGAAGGGATCCTCGCAGCGAAGGAGCTGGCGGACGAGGAGGGGAAGCCGCAGGTGAAGGAGGGAGATCCGCTCCCCGCGTACTTCGTCTCCTCCGACGGAAGCGAGATGCTTTTCACCACGCGGATCGGAGGCGGCGCGGCCGGGACGTCGCAGCTCGAGGAGGCGTGGCGTTCCGGGATCCCCGTGGACGGCGCCGCGGTGAAGGAGATCAAGGGGGGTTACGAGATCCGGCTGGCCGGGGGCGCCAGGGCGTTCTGCCCCCATTCGCAGATGGGACTTCCCCGCGGCCGCGGCGCGGAGGATCCGGTCGGCAGGCACGCCTCCTTCCGGATCACGCAGTTCGGGGAGCGGGGACGGAACATCGTCGTGTCCAGCCGCGTCCTCCTGGAGGAGGAAGAGGCGCGGAAGCGGGAGGAGTCGATGGCGACCCTCTCGGAGGGGATGGTGGTCCGCGGGAAGGTCACCTCCATACGGGATTTCGGCGCGTTCGTCGACATCGGCCCGATCGAGGGGCTGCTCCCGGTATCGGAGATCGGCTGGGAACGGGTCGAGAACGTCTCCGACGCGCTGGCGGTGGGCCAGGAGGTCGAGGTCGCGATCACCCGGCTGGATTGGGCGAAGAAGCGGTTCACGTTCAGCCTCCGGAAAACGCTCGCCGACCCGTGGGAGACCGCCGCGGAACGGTTCCCGGCCGGTTCCCGGCACATGGGGAAGGTGGCGCGCGTTACCGCCTTCGGCGCGTTCGTCTCCCTCGGGGGAGGGGTCGACGGCCTGCTCCACGTCTCGAAGCTGGGCGGCGGGAAGCGGCTGAAATCGGCCGGCGAGGCGGTGCGGACGGGACAATCGGTCGAGGTGAAGGTCGATTCCGTCGACCCCGCCCAGCGGCGGATCGCCCTGTCGCTCGCCGGCGCGGAGACGGCCGGGTCCGGCGAGGAGGAAGCGGACGATTACCGGAACTACCTCTCCTCCTCGGCCGGGACCCCGCCCCTCGGCTCGTTGGGGGAGGCCCTCAAAGCGAAACTTTCCCGGGAACGGAAGTAG
- a CDS encoding YtxH domain-containing protein — translation MEESDGRLLTGALLVVTGAILGAGVALLFAPQSGRETRKDIARYAKKARKKAEGAVGEFAESVSGMVDTIEEKAERLLDQGKDLAKDSKEAVLDAVEDGQERLARQRDRLAKLLT, via the coding sequence ATGGAAGAGAGCGACGGAAGATTGCTGACGGGGGCGTTGCTGGTGGTGACGGGGGCGATCCTCGGAGCGGGCGTGGCGCTGCTGTTCGCGCCGCAGTCCGGGAGGGAGACGCGGAAGGACATCGCCCGGTACGCGAAGAAGGCGCGGAAGAAGGCGGAGGGGGCGGTCGGGGAGTTCGCCGAGAGCGTCTCCGGCATGGTGGACACCATCGAGGAGAAGGCGGAGCGGCTTCTCGACCAGGGGAAGGATCTGGCCAAGGACTCGAAGGAGGCGGTGCTCGACGCGGTCGAGGATGGACAGGAGCGGCTCGCAAGGCAGCGCGACCGGCTCGCGAAGCTGCTGACGTAG